Sequence from the Luteibacter aegosomaticola genome:
CCAGCCCGAGCACATCATTCTCGACGGTGACACGGAGGTCACGCGCATCCCGTTCGAAGCGCATGGCGATGGTGCCAGGAGCGGAACGCGGCGCGATGCCGTGACGTACGGCGTTCTCCACCAGCGGTTGCAGCAGCAGGTAGGGCACCCGGGCCTCCAGCGTGCCGGGCGCCGTATACGTCTCTACGCGCAGCCGTTCGCCGAGCCGCGCCTTCTCGATATCGAGATAGGCCGCGGTCAGGGCGATCTCGTCTGCCACCGTGTGTTCATGCTCCGGGGCATCCTCGAGCGTGGTGCGCAGGAAGTCGCCGAGACGGGCGATCATCCGCGTCGCATCGCGGCGGCGGTCATCCTGCACCAGCGCGGAGATGGCGTTGAGCGTATTGAACAGGAAATGCGGCTGCAGCTGGTAGCGCAAGGCGCGCAATTCAGCATCGCGCGCCGCCTGCGCGGCTTCGCGCAAACGCTGGCCTTCGCGCTCGAGCGCGGCGCGGTGCAGCACGATCGCCTGGAACCCGCAGAAGGCGATCAGTGCCAGCCAGCATCCGTCGAGTCCGCCAAATACCCAGGCCATGCCCGCCTGGGCGCGCATGGTTTCGCTGGCGAGGAAATACAGGGCGAACAGCGCGTTCGCGACGGACATGGCGTAGGACACGGGCAACAGCACGCCCGCCATGGCCCACCAGCCCGCGCCACGCCGCCAGAGCCGGCGTTGCAGCCAGCCCAGCGGCACGATCCAGAACAGATAGGCCAGCGCGTAGAAGAGCCGGAAAACCAGCACGCGCTCATTCGAGAGCGCGGGCAGGCTCATGATCATCATGCAGCCAAGGATGGGGAGCCCCGCCACCCAGGCCATGGCCGGCGATAGCGTGACGCTGCGGTCGATACGCATGGCTCCCCCGCCAGCTCGTCAGAAGTTCGACGAGTAAAGCATGGCGGCGATCTTCCAGCCATCATCGGTGCGCACCATCTGCCAGGTTTCGGCACCGTGGTTCTGGATCTTGCCATTCAAAAGGAAGTCGAAATCGAAGTACACGATACCGACGGTGCCATCGGTCTCGATGCGCACATCATGGAAGCGCTCCTCGAGCGGATCCTTGCTGTTGGCCACGAAGTCGACGAACTTGGCCGGGGTGCTGGTGTGATAGGGGCCTGCGTCGGGCTTCTTGGCCTTCACCTTGACCAGGCTTTCCGCGCCCAGCGCTTCGACCCACGAGCATTCGGGCGTGAACAGCGAAGCCAGCGCCTTGCCATCATGCGTCTTCAACGCACCCTGGAACTGGCTGACCACCTTCTCGATATCAGCCTTCGCACCATCGGCGGCAAATGCCGGCGAAGAGACAAGGGCCAGCGCGGCCATCAAGGGAAAGGATTTCATGGGGTCGCTCCGTTTGGGGTGGAGCGAGAAGACCACTCACGCGACATCGCCGCCAGAGGTCTGGCGGCGAGCCGTTTGATCCAGGCGCCGGGGCGTTTCCCAACGGGCCGGGCCCCCACACATCCACCCCACCTTTCACGGGGATGGATGCATGTTTAGATGAGGCAGCCCGGGAGGCCGTCGTAGATGGAGACGTTGGTCATCGGCAGATTGGCGTGCAGCGGATCCTCACCCTTGATGAGTTCGTAGAACGACTCCACCGGGGTGTCCTTCGCCAGGAGGATCTTGCACTTGAACGTCTTGGCGGTGATCTGGACAGCGCCCGTGCGGTGGTTCACCGTGGCATGGCTGCCGGCGAAGGACCACAGGCACTGCTTGAGCGTGCCCTTGGCTGCTTCGACCGAGCAGCGCAGCTGCATCGGGCGCAGGTTGGCGAAGTCACCTTCGCAGAAGGTATCGCCGCAAATATTATCGAAGCCGGCATTGAGCCTTGCCTCGGCTTCGAAGAACCGATCCATGCCCGCTTCGGAAACGGGCCAGTCGGTGGCGTCGACAAAGCGATCGACGGAGGGGACCTGGGCGAAAGCGGATGCCGAGGCGGTGAGGAACAGTGCAGCGAGAGTGGTACGAAGCATCGTTGTGGCTCCTTGGTTGAGGAGGGTCCATTTCAACGATTTCGCTTCGATACGTATGTCCGCCCAGGCCTACATCCGCGTAGCCATCTGGAGCGATTCTCTGTAGGAGCGAGCTTGCCCGCGATGGGGGCTGCCGCGAGCACCGATCGCGCGCAAGCGCGCTCCTACAAGAGCTGGGAACTGGCCCGCTGGCTTAGAGCCAGCGGTTGTAGCGGCGGATGTAGAGCGTCTTCACCAGCTGGGTGAGTACGCAGTACGACACCAGCGTGAGCGCCAGCCAGCCGAAGTACGCACCCGGCAGGGGCACCATGCCGATGCGCGCGCCCAGCCCGGAGAACGGGATGAGGATGCCGATGACCATGATCACGCCCGTCAGTGCCAGCACCGGCGCGGAAGCCACGCTGCGCAGGAACGGGATGCGACGGGTACGGATCATGTGAACCACCAGGGTCTGCGAGAGCAGGCCTTCGATGAACCAGCCCGACTGGAACAGCGACTGGTGGGCCACGTCGTGGGCACCGAACACATGCCACATCAGCCAGAACGTCGTGATGTCGAACACCGAGCTGACCGGGCCGATCCAGACCATGAAGCGGCCAATGTCACCGGCATCCCACTTGCGCGGCGTGCGCAGGTATTCCTCGTCCATGCGATCGAACGGGATGGACAGCTGCGACAGGTCGTACAGCAGGTTCTGCACCAGGATCTGCAGCGGCAGCATGGGCAGGAACGGCAGGAAAGCACTCGCCACCAGCACGCTGAACACGTTGCCGAAGTTCGAGCTGGCGGTCATCTTGATGTACTTCATGATGTTGCCGAAGGTGACGCGGCCTTCAAGGACGCCCTCCTCCAGCACCATGAGGTTCTTTTCGAGCAGGATGATGTCCGCCGATTCCTTGGCGATATCGGTGGCGGTATCCACCGAGATGCCCACGTCCGCATCGCGGAGTGCCGGTGCGTCGTTGATGCCATCGCCGAGGAAGCCCACGGTATGGCCCTTGCGCTGCAACGCCTTGACCACGCGCGCCTTCTGCACCGGCGACATCTTCGCGAAGATGGTGGTGGTGTCCACCATGGCATCCAGCGCGTCATCGTCCAGCAGTTCGATATCGCGGCCTAGCGCGGTGCCCGCGATATCCAGGCCCACTTCCGCGCAGAT
This genomic interval carries:
- a CDS encoding sensor histidine kinase, giving the protein MRIDRSVTLSPAMAWVAGLPILGCMMIMSLPALSNERVLVFRLFYALAYLFWIVPLGWLQRRLWRRGAGWWAMAGVLLPVSYAMSVANALFALYFLASETMRAQAGMAWVFGGLDGCWLALIAFCGFQAIVLHRAALEREGQRLREAAQAARDAELRALRYQLQPHFLFNTLNAISALVQDDRRRDATRMIARLGDFLRTTLEDAPEHEHTVADEIALTAAYLDIEKARLGERLRVETYTAPGTLEARVPYLLLQPLVENAVRHGIAPRSAPGTIAMRFERDARDLRVTVENDVLGLAEGAGRVGLANVRARLEALYPDNHQLITGLEQGRWVVRISVPWVAAVPAMEAVA
- a CDS encoding YybH family protein — its product is MKSFPLMAALALVSSPAFAADGAKADIEKVVSQFQGALKTHDGKALASLFTPECSWVEALGAESLVKVKAKKPDAGPYHTSTPAKFVDFVANSKDPLEERFHDVRIETDGTVGIVYFDFDFLLNGKIQNHGAETWQMVRTDDGWKIAAMLYSSNF